In one window of Astyanax mexicanus isolate ESR-SI-001 chromosome 18, AstMex3_surface, whole genome shotgun sequence DNA:
- the palmda gene encoding palmdelphin isoform X1: protein MEEAELLKERLQAITDKRKIQEDIASKRLEIDREKLKLQHFKKKSMRDLWLMDGASAESGQESQKAQEDAQQAKLLQRNIHRIEKEIEALEREELNISTNEGLILKRLKAIEKSTEDIIKAANENFKSEPIHSYSGLQDTKTSHTPLNRRKLSTPSDQDSKNDQNKPALFAMEINVQKDLRTGESRVISTSTVSTQELQNRGIKVYDDGRKSVYALRSDAIQPGANGVDELSPTEVEELLRQATEKKKRLQESKDPPFSMNYNRSPSPLGKPHQDQYANGYLPEPLSADGLTWPELIYCDGEVHYPGQDHHPPAHMFHHYADGEPGYYTSNGNSYGDEECFTVHGEMRQHSHGPFYNPQDPHRGTHHMDQDQNLRPTSAYSTDSRISVLNALPSDEPVTMIFMGYQTADGEGTDSYEGSVRAELVVIGDEEEGHSARPHQSHQNCNANNASQHQLQATGGAKGSKKSTKLKGKHKRCCMLM from the exons ATGGAAGAAGCGGAGCTGCTAAAAGAGCGCCTTCAAGCCATCACG gacaaaagaaaaatacaggaGGACATCGCTTCAAAGCGGCTGGAGATTGACAGAGAGAAATTAAAACTCCAGCACTTTAAG AAAAAGTCCATGCGGGATCTTTGGCTGATGGATGGAGCGAGTGCTGAGAGTGGTCAGGAGTCTCAGAAAGCTCAGGAAGACGCTCAACAGGCCAAACTACTGCAGCGCAACATTCACAG GATAGAGAAAGAAATCGAGGCTCTGGAGAGAGAAGAGCTCAATATTTCCACAAACGAAGGCCTAATTCTGAAGAGACTGAAAGCCATTGAGAAATCTACAGAGGACATAATTAAG GCAGCAAATGAAAACTTCAAATCAG AACCCATCCACAGTTACTCAGGACTTCAAGACACAAAGACATCACACACACCTCTAAACCGGAGGAAACTGTCCACTCCAAGTGACCAAGACTCCAAAAATGACCAAAACAAACCAG CCTTATTCGCCATGGAAATCAACGTCCAGAAGGACCTACGTACAGGCGAAAGCCGCGTCATCTCCACCTCCACCGTATCCACCCAAGAGCTCCAGAACAGGGGCATCAAGGTGTACGACGACGGGCGCAAATCTGTTTATGCCCTCCGCTCGGATGCCATCCAGCCTGGAGCCAACGGAGTGGACGAGCTCAGTCCTACGGAAGTGGAGGAACTCCTCCGTCAGGCCACGGAAAAGAAGAAGCGACTCCAGGAGAGCAAGGATCCTCCATTCAGCATGAACTACAACCGCTCACCCTCACCTCTGGGCAAGCCCCACCAAGACCAGTACGCTAATGGCTACCTCCCCGAGCCGCTCAGTGCGGATGGGCTGACGTGGCCTGAGCTGATATACTGCGACGGTGAAGTGCATTACCCTGGGCAGGACCACCACCCACCCGCACACATGTTCCACCACTACGCTGACGGGGAACCGGGGTATTACACCAGCAATGGGAACAGTTACGGAGATGAG GAATGTTTTACAGTGCACGGAGAAATGAGGCAACACAGTCACGGCCCGTTCTACAACCCCCAAGACCCCCACAGAGGAACTCATCACATGGATCAGGATCAGAACCTCAGGCCGACCTCAGCCTACAGCACCGACTCCAGAATCAGCGTGCTGAACGCCCTGCCTTCAGACGAGCCCGTCACCATGATCTTCATGGGCTATCAGACTGCGGATGGAGAAGGTACCGACAGCTACGAGGGCTCCGTCCGGGCCGAGCTCGTCGTCATCGGGGATGAAGAGGAAGGCCACAGTGCCCGTCCCCACCAGAGCCACCAGAACTGCAACGCCAACAACGCATCCCAGCACCAGCTCCAAGCCACAGGGGGCGCCAAAGGTAGCAAAAAGAGCACAAAGCTCAAAGGAAAGCACAAGCGATGCTGCATGCTGATGTAG
- the palmda gene encoding palmdelphin isoform X2: MEEAELLKERLQAITDKRKIQEDIASKRLEIDREKLKLQHFKKKSMRDLWLMDGASAESGQESQKAQEDAQQAKLLQRNIHRIEKEIEALEREELNISTNEGLILKRLKAIEKSTEDIIKAANENFKSEPIHSYSGLQDTKTSHTPLNRRKLSTPSDQDSKNDQNKPALFAMEINVQKDLRTGESRVISTSTVSTQELQNRGIKVYDDGRKSVYALRSDAIQPGANGVDELSPTEVEELLRQATEKKKRLQESKDPPFSMNYNRSPSPLGKPHQDQYANGYLPEPLSADGLTWPELIYCDGEVHYPGQDHHPPAHMFHHYADGEPGYYTSNGNSYGDEECFTVHGEMRQHSHGPFYNPQDPHRGTHHMDQDQNLRPTSAYSTDSRISVLNALPSDEPVTMIFMGYQTADGEGTDSYEGSVRAELVVIGDEEEGHSARPHQSHQNCNANNASQHQLQATGGAKATQKGSGKKRGQRV, from the exons ATGGAAGAAGCGGAGCTGCTAAAAGAGCGCCTTCAAGCCATCACG gacaaaagaaaaatacaggaGGACATCGCTTCAAAGCGGCTGGAGATTGACAGAGAGAAATTAAAACTCCAGCACTTTAAG AAAAAGTCCATGCGGGATCTTTGGCTGATGGATGGAGCGAGTGCTGAGAGTGGTCAGGAGTCTCAGAAAGCTCAGGAAGACGCTCAACAGGCCAAACTACTGCAGCGCAACATTCACAG GATAGAGAAAGAAATCGAGGCTCTGGAGAGAGAAGAGCTCAATATTTCCACAAACGAAGGCCTAATTCTGAAGAGACTGAAAGCCATTGAGAAATCTACAGAGGACATAATTAAG GCAGCAAATGAAAACTTCAAATCAG AACCCATCCACAGTTACTCAGGACTTCAAGACACAAAGACATCACACACACCTCTAAACCGGAGGAAACTGTCCACTCCAAGTGACCAAGACTCCAAAAATGACCAAAACAAACCAG CCTTATTCGCCATGGAAATCAACGTCCAGAAGGACCTACGTACAGGCGAAAGCCGCGTCATCTCCACCTCCACCGTATCCACCCAAGAGCTCCAGAACAGGGGCATCAAGGTGTACGACGACGGGCGCAAATCTGTTTATGCCCTCCGCTCGGATGCCATCCAGCCTGGAGCCAACGGAGTGGACGAGCTCAGTCCTACGGAAGTGGAGGAACTCCTCCGTCAGGCCACGGAAAAGAAGAAGCGACTCCAGGAGAGCAAGGATCCTCCATTCAGCATGAACTACAACCGCTCACCCTCACCTCTGGGCAAGCCCCACCAAGACCAGTACGCTAATGGCTACCTCCCCGAGCCGCTCAGTGCGGATGGGCTGACGTGGCCTGAGCTGATATACTGCGACGGTGAAGTGCATTACCCTGGGCAGGACCACCACCCACCCGCACACATGTTCCACCACTACGCTGACGGGGAACCGGGGTATTACACCAGCAATGGGAACAGTTACGGAGATGAG GAATGTTTTACAGTGCACGGAGAAATGAGGCAACACAGTCACGGCCCGTTCTACAACCCCCAAGACCCCCACAGAGGAACTCATCACATGGATCAGGATCAGAACCTCAGGCCGACCTCAGCCTACAGCACCGACTCCAGAATCAGCGTGCTGAACGCCCTGCCTTCAGACGAGCCCGTCACCATGATCTTCATGGGCTATCAGACTGCGGATGGAGAAGGTACCGACAGCTACGAGGGCTCCGTCCGGGCCGAGCTCGTCGTCATCGGGGATGAAGAGGAAGGCCACAGTGCCCGTCCCCACCAGAGCCACCAGAACTGCAACGCCAACAACGCATCCCAGCACCAGCTCCAAGCCACAGGGGGCGCCAAAG CTACACAGAAGGGGAGCGGAAAAAAACGAGGCCAGAGAGTCTAG